The following proteins are co-located in the Carassius auratus strain Wakin chromosome 7, ASM336829v1, whole genome shotgun sequence genome:
- the LOC113106130 gene encoding grpE protein homolog 1, mitochondrial, giving the protein MASWCVRVIRQSSSIITSPSLGRVTPRLLCTAAQQKSSGTGPEEEKPEPIAAEKAFKEEKTQLEEQLKDITDKYKRALADTENLRQRSQKMIDDAKLYGIQGFCKDLLEVADILEKATESVPKTEISTANPHLKNLYDGLVMTEVQIQKVFQKHGLVKLNPDGHKFDPYEHEAVFHAPIEGKEPGTIAVVTKVGYKLHGRTLRPALVGVVKAP; this is encoded by the exons ATGGCGAGCTGGTGTGTGCGTGTGATCAGACAGAGCTCCTCTATCATAACGTCCCCTTCACTCGGAAG GGTGACTCCACGCCTCCTTTGCACAGCAGCCCAACAGAAAAGCTCAGGAACTGGGCCTGAAGAAGAGAAACCAGAGCCCATTGCAGCTGAGAAAGCCTTCAAAGAAGAAAAGACACAACTGGAAGAACAGCTGAAGGATATTACG GACAAATACAAGCGTGCACTAGCAGACACTGAGAACCTTAGGCAAAGGAGTCAAAAGATGATTGATGATGCTAAGCTCTATG GAATCCAGGGCTTCTGTAAAGATCTCTTAGAGGTGGCCGACATCTTGGAGAAAGCAACCGAAAGTGTACCAAAAACTGAAATATCTACTGCCAATCCACACCTGAAAAATCTTTATGATGGCCTTGTAATGACTGAGGTGCAGATCCAAAAGGTCTTCCAGAAGCACGGCCTTGTTAAGCTTAACCCTGATGGTCATAAGTTTGACCCTTATGAGCATGAGGCTGTCTTTCATGCACCTATTGAGGGCAAGGAGCCAGGAACCATAGCTGTAGTTACCAAAGTAGGCTACAAGCTGCACGGTCGCACCCTCCGGCCAGCTCTGGTGGGTGTAGTTAAAGCCCCCTAA